One window of the Panulirus ornatus isolate Po-2019 chromosome 47, ASM3632096v1, whole genome shotgun sequence genome contains the following:
- the LOC139763500 gene encoding uncharacterized protein, translating to MRAWVLVTLCCFASVTAQDELEARNDTVMSSNERVSTPLVLLEVRKAFGVVSPRDRDHNILKVLLEEHRPLVNVTQWELQMNGESYAFTDDDPMQTELEFGAELTDTDEIIITATNDKNVFLGAVLAVLEIRDMKSRVARVGGKYDSAMSSLRVATGKLEQVQVEDKECKEENSPCYYLLTQLPENVPRCVDIERQQDLGVVRHCDDSITSFREIPERVILNLSGDVLTVEANFTTSPSKVEVVVFDTKEPSNVFSPEGYECRVKGEPRQMSHVCHQQLTGGKDLAGISVLVVSLDREGFVLESRIDVYEGKGISENSSNKGVIVGAVIGVLCAIALIAGIFVYVKGKKETTSRSTQSRASNKYEKTATTEPPPAQEEA from the exons ATGAGGGCGTGGGTGCTGGTAACTCTCTGTTGCTTCGCCTCTGTCACAGCGCAAGACGAACTGGAGGCAAGGAATGACACCGTGATGAGTTCTA ACGAGAGGGTTTCAACCCCCTTAGTCCTGCTGGAGGTCCGGAAAGCGTTTGGGGTCGTCTCCCCTCGAGACAGGGACCACAACATACtgaaggtgctgctggaggaACACAGGCCCCTCGTCAACGTCACCCAGTGGGAGCTGCAGATGAATGGGGAGAGCTATGCTTTCACGGACGATGATCCCATGCAAACCGAACTGGAATTTGGGGCAGAGTTGACCGACACGGATGAGATCATCATCACCGCGACGAACGACAAGAACGTGTTCTTGGGTGCGGTGCTGGCCGTGCTCGAGATCAGAG acatGAAGTCGCGGGTTGCCAGAGTGGGAGGCAAGTACGACTCTGCGATGTCATCCTTGAGGGTGGCCACGGGGAAGCTGGAACAGGTGCAGGTGGAAGATAAGGAGTGTAAGGAGGAGAACAGTCCCTGCTACTACCTCCTCACGCAGCTGCCCGAAAACGTTCCCCGCTGCGTCGACATCGAACGCCAGCAGGACCTCGGTGTCGTCCGCCACTGTGACGACTCTATCACTAGCTTCCGAG AAATCCCCGAGAGAGTGATTTTGAACCTGAGTGGCGACGTCTTGACAGTGGAAGCCAACTTCACCACCTCGCCCAGCAAAGTGGAGGTCGTGGTCTTCGACACAAAAGAACCATCGAACGTGTTTTCCCCAGAAGGGTACGAGTGTCGGGTGAAGGGCGAGCCAAGACAGATGAGTCACGTATGCCACCAGCAGTTGACAGGGGGGAAAGACCTGGCAGGGATTTCCGTCCTCGTCGTAAGCCTCGACCGGGAGGGCTTTGTCCTCGAGTCCAGGATCGACGTGTATGAAG GCAAAGGTATATCtgagaacagcagcaacaagGGAGTGATCGTCGGCGCGGTAATAGGAGTGCTCTGTGCCATTGCTCTGATCGCTGGAATCTTCGTCTATGTCAA GGGCAAGAAAGAGACCACGAGCCGCTCGACACAAAGCAGGGCATCGAACAAGTACGAAAAGACTGCGACCACCGAGCCACCACCCGCCCAAGAGGAAGCCTAG